One genomic segment of Stigmatopora argus isolate UIUO_Sarg chromosome 1, RoL_Sarg_1.0, whole genome shotgun sequence includes these proteins:
- the LOC144075861 gene encoding contactin-3-like — MMLPWKQLLLLSIIECLTDSLDSGLYNGPRWRMEPGDLFIPVDSIDEEATLTCDAKSTPPPQYRWSLNGTFINLSLDRRRRLSGGNLIISSLDRYQDVGVYQCMAYNTAGAILSRRAHLKFAYLDHFKVHTRSGVSVREGQGVVLLCGTPTSSGDLSYAWVFNEYPYFVQQDNRRFVSQQTGNLYIAKVEPSDVGNYTCVVMNSITKGKVHSSPTSLILRTDGVMGEYEPKIEVNFPDNVPAAKGSTVTLECFALGNPVPEITWKRANGVPFPSKVKMKYANAVLEIPSFQQEDTGGYECVVENKMGKNTATGRLVFYAKPQWIQTMKDTALAIEENLNWECRASGKPKPIHTWLKNGQQLLSRDRFLVKDGTLSMSVLTLSDAGMYQCVAENEHSIIYFAAELMVLASPPDFTGTVLRALLKAKAGSTVTLECKPQAYPLASILWKKGNLPILTNNRITLSPEGTLRLANLSKSDAGSYTCFARNRFGMSSTTGRLLVTDPTTFIQAPIDMEIIVGESIVLPCQVTSDPVLDVSFSWAFNGQLIISDDGHFELVGGRSAGDLMIRNIQLNHTGKYICVVDTDVESLSAVAVVIVKGPPNPPDSVTVEEVTDNSAQLTWSPGKDNGSPLINYIIQTRTLFTVGWQKVNTVPETIDGSTLTATVVDLNAWVEYEFRVLAKNSVGVGEPSPVSVKTRTEDSVPDAAPGDVGGGGGSRSELVITWEPVPEELQNGESFGYIIAFRAFGEVTWTHVATSAPGASRYVYRNESIAPFSPFHVKVGTYNSKGQGPFSPVVTIYSAEIEPSGVPVGVWARSVSAYEIEVNWQALSFSPERVLGYEVVYWEDDTKPETMGKVRVPWNHTSITVSGLAGHTQYFLTVSAFNTAGTGPFLPAINVTTKKPPPSQPPLDVEWTLIGSQLSLYWEPVVAMESESEVTGYQLSYRRSQHKYVNTFTTTNSTAELTLLEVDDEYVIYIQSLSEGGLGPASDAIRVHQISMSARGSRALNAEGLLSSLFFAIAISTIRSTL, encoded by the exons ATGGTCGCTGAATGGGACTTTCATAAATCTGAGCCTGGATCGACGGAGGCGTCTGTCAGGGGGCAACCTCATTATAAGCAGCCTGGACCGCTACCAGGATGTAGGCGTCTACCAATGTATGGCCTACAACACTGCAGGAGCAATCCTTAGTAGGCGAGCACATCTCAAGTTTGCCT ACttggatcatttcaaagtgCACACCAGAAGTGGTGTGTCGGTCCGAGAGGGACAAGGAGTGGTGTTGCTTTGCGGAACGCCTACTTCCTCAGGAG ATCTTTCATATGCGTGGGTTTTTAATGAGTACCCATACTTTGTCCAGCAAGACAATCGCCGCTTCGTATCTCAGCAGACGGGAAACCTTTATATCGCCAAAGTGGAGCCATCCGACGTAGGCAACTACACCTGTGTTGTGATGAATAGCATCACAAAGGGCAAAGTTCATAGCTCGCCAACATCTCTCATTCTCAGGACAGATG GAGTAATGGGTGAATACGAGCCAAAAATAGAAGTTAATTTCCCAGACAATGTACCCGCAGCAAAAGGATCAACAGTTACGCTGGAGTGTTTCGCTCTCGGGAA TCCTGTCCCAGAGATCACCTGGAAGAGGGCCAATGGAGTTCCATTCCCCAGCAAAGTCAAAATGAAGTATGCCAATGCAGTGTTGGAGATCCCCAGCTTCCAGCAGGAAGATACTGGAGGATATGAGTGTGTGGTTGAAAACAAGATGGGAAAGAATACAGCCACAGGTCGTCTGGTTTTCTATG CCAAGCCCCAGTGGATTCAGACCATGAAGGACACAGCTCTGGCTATTGAGGAGAATTTAAACTGGGAGTGCCGGGCCAGTGGCAAACCCAAACCTATTCACACGTGGCTGAAGAACGGCCAGCAGCTCCTCTCCAGG GATAGGTTCCTTGTGAAGGACGGCACTCTATCCATGTCTGTGCTAACGCTTTCCGATGCCGGAATGTACCAGTGTGTGGCTGAAAACGAGCACAGCATTATATATTTTGCTGCTGAACTAATGGTTTTGG CCTCCCCTCCAGACTTCACTGGGACTGTTCTTCGAGCTCTGCTTAAGGCCAAGGCTGGAAGTACAGTTACACTGGAGTGTAAACCCCAAGCATATCCATTGGCCAGCATTTTATGGAAGAAAGGAAACCTCCCCATTCTCACCAATAACAG GATCACTCTTTCACCAGAGGGAACACTGAGGCTTGCCAATTTGAGCAAGTCAGATGCAGGCAGCTACACATGCTTCGCTAGGAATAGATTTGGCATGTCAAGTACAACTGGAAGGCTTCTGGTTACAG ATCCAACTACATTCATCCAAGCCCCAATAGACATGGAAATCATCGTGGGCGAAAGTATCGTGCTACCCTGTCAGGTGACCAGCGATCCTGTTCTCGACGTTTCCTTTTCATGGGCCTTCAACGGACAGCTTATCATCAGTGATGACGGTCACTTTGAGCTGGTGGGCGGG AGAAGTGCAGGAGACCTGATGATCAGGAATATTCAGCTAAATCATACAGGCAAATACATCTGTGTGGTGGACACAGATGTGGAAAGTCTCTCAGCTGTGGCTGTAGTGATCGTGAAAG GCCCGCCCAACCCACCAGACTCTGTGACAGTGGAGGAGGTGACAGACAATAGCGCCCAGCTAACATGGAGCCCTGGAAAGGACAATGGAAGTCCCCTCATCAATTACATCATTCAAACAAGGACACTTTTCACTGTGGGCTGGCAAAAGGTTAACACAG TCCCAGAAACAATTGACGGTAGCACACTGACGGCCACTGTGGTGGATCTCAACGCATGGGTGGAGTATGAGTTTCGGGTACTGGCAAAAAACAGTGTCGGAGTTGGAGAACCCAGCCCTGTGTCAGTCAAGACAAGGACAGAAGATTCAG TGCCTGATGCAGCACCAGGTGACGTGGGAGGAGGGGGCGGAAGCAGGTCAGAGTTAGTCATCACATGGGAG CCTGTCCCCGAAGAACTACAGAATGGTGAAAGCTTTGGTTACATCATTGCTTTCCGAGCCTTTGGAGAAGTCACCTGGACCCACGTGGCCACTTCTGCCCCTGGCGCCTCCCGTTATGTGTATCGCAATGAAAGCATTGCACCCTTCTCCCCATTCCACGTCAAGGTTGGCACATATAACAGCAAAGGCCAGGGTCCCTTCAGCCCTGTGGTCACTATCTACTCCGCAGAGATTG AGCCAAGTGGTGTGCCAGTGGGGGTTTGGGCCAGAAGTGTCTCAGCCTATGAGATTGAGGTGAATTGGCAGGCCCTCTCCTTCTCCCCTGAAAGGGTTCTTGGCTATGAG GTGGTGTACTGGGAAGATGACACGAAACCAGAGACCATGGGGAAGGTTCGGGTACCGTGGAACCACACCTCTATTACAGTTAGTGGCTTAGCAGGGCACACACAGTATTTTCTGACTGTCAGCGCCTTTAACACAGCGGGCACTGGCCCCTTCCTTCCTGCAATCAATGTAACCACAAAAAAACCCC CACCTTCCCAACCACCACTGGATGTTGAATGGACTCTAATTGGATCCCAACTTTCTCTTTATTGGGAACCAGTGGTTGCAATGGAATCCGAGTCAGAGGTTACAGGTTACCAA CTTTCATACAGGAGAAGTCAACACAAATATGTTAATACATTCACAACAACCAATTCAACCGCTGAGCTGACTCTCCTTGAGGTCGATGACGAATATGTCATTTACATTCAGTCCCTGAGTGAAGGAGGTCTGGGCCCTGCTTCAGATGCCATTCGAGTCCACCAGATTA GTATGAGTGCTCGTGGCTCAAGAGCCTTGAATGCGGAAGGGTTGTTGTCCTCCCTGTTCTTTGCCATTGCAATATCAACAATCAGGTCGACACTGTGA